In one window of Frigoriglobus tundricola DNA:
- a CDS encoding redoxin domain-containing protein, translating to MRLTAFAVVFSLASAASGVDVAPEPRAKSVTDPSPKEAPKLRLPGEAGIGRLVPDVAFTDLTGKAGKLSDFRGSKLTVVAFTNTTCPVCKKFGPALRRLEADFAAKGVSVLFVNPTRTDKPRAHGFAGRYVHDTDGTLTAAFGAATTAEVFVLDSARTLQYRGAISDQYGLGYALDAPRTNYLAVAVADLLAGRRPVVPATTAPGCELAPDAAKAPAVALTYHARVERIVQTNCVECHRAGGVAPFALDTYDDVVANKAMIRKVVNKGTMPPWFAAPAKAGAHSPFANDRTLTAADKSDLIAWLAGDMKKGDPADAPLPRSYESGWLIGKPDAVFEIPEPIAVTAEGTMPYQTTGVPTTFDEDRWVQALEVQPTAREVVHHVLVFALPKGQKAGPVEGFFAVYVPGNNALVYPEGYAKKLPKGATLGFQIHYTPNGKATSDRTKIGLIFAKEKPRYEVRVAEISNKSFTIPPGAANHKVVGAIPYVPFDARILALFPHSHLRGKAARYELKSPTGTTTLLDVPHYDFNWQLQYRFADPVPVPRGAGLIYTAWYDNSDKNPANPDPKKEVKWGPQTFDEMHLGYVEFVIDSRVESVIGPNGEFRFPKDGVPIPPRYLDAFKQYDTNGDGVLDEKEYNALPPAIKNVVTEYVKRALP from the coding sequence ATGCGATTGACCGCGTTCGCCGTCGTCTTCTCGCTCGCGTCGGCCGCGTCGGGCGTTGATGTCGCCCCGGAGCCGCGGGCGAAGTCCGTCACGGATCCGAGCCCGAAGGAAGCCCCGAAGCTCCGCTTGCCCGGTGAGGCCGGCATCGGGCGGTTGGTGCCGGACGTGGCGTTCACCGACCTCACCGGCAAGGCCGGTAAGCTCTCCGACTTTAGGGGGAGCAAACTCACGGTGGTTGCGTTCACCAACACCACCTGCCCGGTGTGCAAGAAGTTCGGCCCCGCCCTCCGGCGATTGGAAGCCGACTTCGCGGCCAAGGGCGTCAGCGTCCTGTTCGTGAACCCGACCCGGACCGACAAACCCCGAGCCCACGGCTTCGCCGGCCGGTACGTCCACGACACCGACGGCACCCTTACCGCCGCGTTCGGCGCGGCGACGACGGCGGAAGTGTTCGTGCTGGATTCGGCGCGCACGCTGCAATACCGCGGTGCGATCAGCGACCAGTACGGCCTGGGCTACGCCCTCGACGCGCCGCGGACCAACTACCTCGCCGTCGCGGTGGCCGATCTGCTCGCGGGCAGGCGGCCGGTGGTGCCGGCGACCACCGCACCGGGTTGCGAACTGGCCCCCGATGCGGCCAAGGCACCGGCCGTGGCGCTGACGTACCACGCCCGCGTCGAGCGGATCGTGCAGACCAACTGTGTGGAGTGCCACCGTGCGGGCGGTGTCGCCCCGTTCGCGCTGGACACCTACGACGATGTGGTCGCGAACAAGGCGATGATCCGCAAGGTCGTGAACAAGGGCACAATGCCCCCCTGGTTCGCGGCGCCCGCCAAGGCGGGCGCACACTCACCGTTCGCCAACGACCGCACGCTCACCGCGGCCGACAAGAGCGATCTGATCGCGTGGCTCGCGGGCGACATGAAAAAGGGCGACCCGGCCGACGCCCCGCTCCCGCGGAGCTATGAGAGCGGCTGGCTCATCGGTAAGCCGGACGCGGTGTTCGAGATCCCCGAGCCGATCGCGGTGACGGCCGAGGGGACGATGCCGTACCAGACCACGGGCGTGCCGACGACCTTCGACGAGGACCGGTGGGTGCAGGCGCTCGAGGTGCAGCCGACCGCGCGCGAGGTGGTGCACCACGTTCTCGTGTTCGCGCTGCCGAAGGGACAGAAGGCCGGCCCGGTGGAGGGCTTCTTCGCAGTGTACGTGCCCGGCAACAACGCGCTCGTCTACCCCGAGGGCTACGCGAAGAAGCTGCCGAAGGGCGCGACGCTCGGCTTCCAGATCCACTACACGCCGAACGGGAAGGCCACGAGCGACCGGACGAAAATCGGCCTGATCTTCGCGAAGGAGAAGCCGCGGTACGAGGTGCGCGTCGCGGAGATCTCCAACAAGTCGTTCACGATCCCGCCGGGGGCCGCCAACCACAAGGTCGTCGGCGCGATCCCGTACGTCCCGTTCGACGCGCGAATCCTCGCGCTGTTCCCGCACTCCCATTTGCGTGGCAAAGCGGCGCGGTACGAACTCAAATCCCCCACCGGCACAACCACGCTGCTCGACGTGCCGCACTACGATTTCAACTGGCAGTTGCAGTACCGGTTCGCGGACCCGGTCCCGGTTCCGCGCGGCGCCGGGCTGATCTACACGGCGTGGTACGACAACAGCGACAAGAACCCGGCGAACCCGGACCCGAAGAAAGAGGTGAAGTGGGGGCCGCAGACCTTCGACGAGATGCACCTGGGGTACGTCGAGTTCGTGATCGATTCTCGGGTCGAGTCGGTGATCGGGCCGAACGGCGAGTTCCGGTTCCCGAAGGACGGCGTGCCGATCCCGCCGCGGTACCTCGACGCGTTCAAGCAGTACGACACCAACGGCGACGGCGTGCTCGACGAGAAGGAGTACAACGCGCTCCCGCCGGCGATCAAGAACGTCGTCACTGAGTACGTCAAGCGCGCGCTCCCGTGA